In the Luteolibacter rhizosphaerae genome, CTGCCGCTGATCCGCGACTTCGGTGTGCTGATCTGCCCGGAGCTGACTCTACTGCCTGCGGGAGAGGTGCCGGGCACGCTCCAGATCTGGCGGGATGCGATGAAGGAGCGACGGGCGATGCTGATCCTGGATCCACCGCCCGGGCTCACCACGGTGACCGCGATGACCCAGTGGACGACGCAGAATGCCCCCAGCTCCGCGAGTTCGCTGGCGATCTACTATCCCTATCTGAACGCGAGCATCAACGGCGCGACGACGAGCTTCGGCGCGAGCGGCAGCATGGCGGCGGCCTGGGTGAAGAACGACTCTCTAACAGGCGAAGGGATCTGGAGTTCTCCGGCGGGAACGCAACTGCCGCTGGTGGCGGATAACTTGAGCACGACGCTGAGCACCTCGCAGCAGGATGCACTGGCGGCGGTTTACGTCTGCCCGATCATTAAGCCGACGGTTAGCGGTAACATCATCCCCTGGGGCATACGGCACCTCGACGGAGGGAATCCGGAGAACCGCTACATTTCCTTGCAGCGCACATTGAATTGGATTGGCACGAACGTGACACGGTTGGGATCGATCAGCGCGAGCCGGTCTAACAACAGCGCGCTATGGACCGAGCTCCGCGGCAATGTACAATCGTTTCTCCAAGAGATCTACCAGCGCGGGGCGCTTCAAGGAACGACTGCTTCACAGGCTTACTTCGTGCAATGCGGTCTAGGCCAGACGATGACCCAAGCGGACGTGGATTCGCATGTGGTGAAGCTGATGATCGGCGTGGCGATGACCCGGCCCTCGGAATTCACCATCGTGCAGTTCAGTTGGGATACGCGTAATCCCGCGCGCCCGCTGGCGGCACCGCGCTTGATCATGCGGGATGGCTATGCGGGGAAGCAGCTCTTCTACAATACGCCAGCCGGTGCAACCTACTCCCTGAAGTCATCCGCAACGATGACGGCGGGCACGTGGTTCGAGCACGCGGCACCGGTAACGGGAGACGGGACATGGCGGCAGGCCCAGTTCGAACCGATCTACGGGAGGCGGTTCTTCCGCTCGGAGCAGACGGCGCTGCCATGAGGCTGACTCAAGGCCGACCCGCGAGCTTGATCACGCCATTTCCGCCGAGCTGCTTGCACTTCGCGACCTCCGCGCGGCCGACGGCTTCGGATACGGGAGAGGAGACGGGCTCCATGCGCGGGACGGGCGCAGGGGTGGGAACCAACAGGATCTTGTCGACCTTCGTCTCCACATCCTGCCGGATGAAGTAGCACTTGCCGGGCGAAGCCTGAAAGGAGTGGCTGAGGATCCCGCGCGCCAAGGATGGATTCGGATCCATGTGCATGACATGCGGGCCCTTCGAGACCGGCACCACCACGAAGGTCCCGGCGTGGTTGGCGCCGTGAGGCTTGCCATCCACGCGCACGATGGTCGGAACCTTGCCGGTGGTCATGGAGATGCCGGGCTTGCGATAGACGACGAGCAGGCCCTGACCCTTCGGCGGAGTCAGGGCGCGTCCCATCTCGAGTTCCGCCGCGGTCGCTTGCGGGTAATCGACCGAAACGCAGGATACCAGCGAGACAGCAAAGAGGGATGTCGCGGAGAGGAGGAGGAAACGGAGCGGATTCATCCCGACTACTTCGGCTTCTTCTCGTCCACCACGTGCACGCCGTGGGGATTGATCTTCGAGACGTAGACTTGGTTCCCAAGCGGGATGGCGGAGAAGACCTTGGAGATCGCCTCGCCCACCTTGCGCGCGGTTTCCTCGCCTTCGCAAAGGGCGAAGACGCTGGGGCCGGCACCGGAGATCGAGAAGCCGAGGGCACCGGCGGCGAGGGCGGCACGCTTGGCCTTGTAGAACTCGGGGATGAGCTTCTGGCGGCGAGGCTCGGCGATGACGTCGTGGATCGAGCGGGAGATCAGGCCGTAATCTTCCTGGATGATGCCGCAGAGCAAGCCGCCGAGATTGCCAATCTGCTGGGTGGCATTCACGAGCGGGATGTCTTTCGGCAAGATCTCGCGGGCGACCTTGGTGAGGACCTCGATGTCCGGATGGACGACGGCGGCCCAGAGGTTCTTGGGCGCGGGAAGCTGGGCGACGTCGAGTTCGTCGTTGCTGCGGATGAAGACGATGCCACCGAGGAGGCAGGGGCCCACGTTATCCGCGTGCCATGCGCCGTCGGCCGAGGCCTCGCCGGCCATGGCGAAGGGCAGGAGCTGCTTCTTGGATAGCGGCTCGCCGATCAGGCGGTTCACGGCGAAGGCACCGGCGACCGCGGAGGCGGCGGAGGAGCCGAGACCGGAGCCGAAGGGCATCTTCTTGTGGATCTCCATCTCGATCCCGAGATCGGTCATGCCGAGGTGGCGGAGCAGATCGAGCGCTGCCACGCCGGCGGTATTCTTCTCCGGGTTCTTGGGGAGCTTGCCTTCGTCACCGGTAATCTTGGTGATGTGCAGGCCGGGTTTGTCGCAATGACGGACGATGACTTCGTCCCCGGGCGCGTCGATGGCGAACCCGAGCACGTCGTAGCCGCAGGCGACATTGGCAACGGTGGCGGGCGCGAAGACGCGGACTTCCTGGATGGCTTCCTTCAGCATGAGCGCGGGGAGCAAAAGACCCAAGAGCCCGAGACTCAAGACCCAAGACTGGAGTTCTGCGGCATGCCGCCTCCCGGGAATTCAAGTCTTGCCTCTTGAGTCTTCGCGTCTTGAGTCTCTCGGGCATGGCAACCCCGCTGGTCGGAATCATCATGGGCAGCACGTCGGATTGGCCGACGATGGAGCATGCGGCACGCACGCTGGAGGACTTCGGCGTGGCGTGGGAGGCGGAGGTGGTGAGCGCCCACCGGACGCCGGACAAGCTCTACTCCTACGCCACGGAAGCCCGCGGGCGGGGCCTGAAGACGATCATCGCCGGTGCAGGCGGGGCAGCCCACCTGCCGGGAATGACCGCCGCGATCACCGACCTGCCGGTGCTGGGCGTGCCGGTGGAGTCCCATGCGCTGAAGGGCATGGATTCGCTGCTTTCGATCGTGCAGATGCCGGGCGGGATTCCGACGGCGACCTTTGCGATCGGCAAGGCCGGGGCGATCAATGCCGCGCTCTTCGCCGTGGCGATGCTGGCGGGTGAGGATCCGGCGCTGCTGGAGAAGCTGCAGGCTTTCCGCAAGAAGCAGAACGAGACGGTGAAGGCTGCGGAGCTGCCCACCCTAGGCTGAGCCGAGGAAAAACGACGGAACCGGGTATTCCCTTTTCCGCGGGAGCCGTGTATCCCCCCTCCCCCGCTTCGCATCGAACCCGTGAAATCATCTCCAGTCATTCCTCCGGGTGCCGTGCTCGGCATCCTTGGCGGCGGCCAGCTCGGCCGGATGTTCTGCATGGAGGCCCGCCGCATGGGCTACCGCACGCTGGTCTGGACCGGCGGTCTGGAAGCCCCGGCCATGGTGGTGGCGGATGAGGCGATCGACTCGCCCTTCGACTCCCCGGAAGCGCTGGAGCAATTCGTGAGCAAGGCGGCGGTGGCGACGGTGGAGTTCGAGAACATCCCGCGCGAAACGATGGAGGCGGTGGCCGCGAGAATCGCGCTGCATCCATCCCCGAACGCGGTGGCGATCTGCCAGCACCGCGAGCGCGAGAAGAATTTCCTGAAGGAGAACGGCATTCCCTGCGCGCCCTTCGCCGTGGTGGCCTCGGCAGAGGAGTTGGCCGAGGCTCTGAAGACGATCGGCACGCCCGCGGTGCTGAAGACCGCAGCCTTCGGTTACGACGGCAAGGGCCAGCAGAAGCTGGAGGGCGGTGAGAATCCTGCCGCCGTGTGGGCATCCTTCGGAACTGATCGTGCGGTGCTGGAGGCCTTCATCCCTTTCGAGCGCGAGCTTTCCGTGATGGTGGCCCGCTCCGGGGACGGCTCGGTGGCGGCGTATGACCCGGCGGAGAACCGGCACCGTCATCACATCCTGGATGTCTCGATCGTGCCGGCGCGCGTGAGTGCGGCGGTGGCGGCCGAGGCCAAGGTGATCGCCTGCGAGGTGGCCGAGGCCCTCGACTACCGCGGGATCATGGGCGTGGAGTTCTTCCACCTGCCGGATGGTTCCCTGCTGGTGAACGAGATGGCACCCCGCCCACACAATTCCGGACACCACACGCTGGATGCCTGCGCGACCTCGCAGTTCGAGCAGCAGGTGCGTGTGATCTGCGGGCTGCCTGCCGGCTCGACCAAGCTGCTTTCCCCGGTGGTGATGCTGAACCTGCTCGGCGACATGTGGCCGGGTGAGACCGAAGCACCGGACTGGACGCCGCTCTTCGCGGACGGCTCCGCCTTCCTGCATCTCTATGGCAAACGTCGCGCCATCGGCCGGCGCAAGATGGGACATGCGAACTTCCTAGGGGCAGAAGCCGACGAAGGGCTGCAGCGGGCTGCGGCCATCAAGGCGAGCCTGCTGGAGCAGGGACGAAAGGTCTAACAGGGCGGCGAAGCTACCGCGACCTTGGAAAAAGAAAAGGCCGGGCTGTTCGCCCGGCCTTTCAGTGAATCAAAACGGGATGTCGTCCTCTTCGTCCCGGTAATCGCCGGGATCGGCAGGAGAGCCACCCTGTGGCGGACCGGAGCGCTGGTAGTTTCCACCACCGCCGCCGCCACCACCTTGGTAGCCGGGGTCACCACCGCCGCGCTGTTGGTAGCCTCCGCCACCACCGCCGCCGCTGCCCGGGGTGCCGCCCTTGCCATCCGGCAGGAACTGGAGGACCTCGGCGACCACCTTGAGCTTGCTGCGCTTCTGGCCGGACTGCTTGTCCTCCCAAGTATCCATCTGCAAGCGGCCTTCGATGAAGACACCGCGGCCCTTGGTGAGATACTTCTGGGCGTTCTCCGCGTTCGTGCCCCAGACGGTCACGTCCACGAAGGTCACTTCATCCGACCAGTTGCCGTTGCCATCGTTCACGCGCCGGTTCACGGCGATGCCGAGGTCGCCAACGGCGGTGCCCTTCGGGGTATAGCGGACCTCCGGATCGCGCGTCAGATTGCCGAGCAGGAGGACTTTGTTGAGGTTGGCCATGACAGGATCAGGCTACGGATGCGGGAGGGCTGTGGCAAGCGCCGTTCGTCCGAACAGCACCGCGCGGATCAAGCGACGCGCTGGAAGTGCTGCAGGTGAACGCTCTCGTTCAGCTTGAGCTTGGCGGAGATGCGATCGATCGCAGCCGGCTCGGCCTTGAAGAAGTAGTTCACGTAGTGACCGCTCTCGAGGTGGCGGGAGTTGTAAGCGAACTTGCGGCGGCCGATCTGCTGGACTTCGTCGAGCTTGGCGCCTTCGGCTTCGATTTCCTTGGAGACGGCGTTGACGAGTTCTTCGACGCTGGTGCCTTCGGTGGACTTGGTGTTGAGGACGATCAGTCCTTCGTATTTCCTGCTCATGGTGGGACCTTTGTTAGGGTGTTCCGTTGTTACTGTTGTAAAGATTGGCGGCGGTCGGGACGCCTTGGGAGTGCGCAAGCTGCACGGCCTCCACAGCCCTTGCAAGCGTGTTTTCAAGCAGTTCCCGCTCCTCTTCCCTGAAGTTTCCTAGGACGTGGCCGACCATTTCGCCGGGGTCCGAGCCGCCGATGCCGACCCTGAGACGGGGAAATCCGTCGCCGCCCAAATGCTCGATCAGCGACTTGATCCCGTTGTGACCTCCGGCGCTGCCTTTCTCACGAAGGCGCAGCCTGCCGAGGGGTAGGGCGACATCGTCGTAAACCACCAGAACCTGGCGGGGGTGCCACTTGTGAAAGGAGAGGATCTGGTGAACCGGGCGCCCGCTGAGATTCATGAAGCACTGCGGCTTCATCAGGAGGAGGCCGGAGCTCGGGAGCTTCGCGAGATGGCTCTGCCATTTCGGCTTCGACTCGAAAGCGACGCCGGCTTGGGCGGCCATGCGATCGAGGACCATAAAGCCGGCATTGTGGCGCGTGGCTTCGTACTGCCTGCCGGGATTGCCGAGGCCGACGATGAGCTCGATGGAAGTTCCGCTTTCCAAGTGTCCAAAGAAAAGCCCGGGCCGCGCGAAGCGGCCCGGGCTTGAGAATCAGAATGTCGATCAGGCGGCACCTGCGCTCTCGGACACGGCGGCAGCGGTCTTCGCCACGTGGGCGATCACCACTTCATCCGCGTGGGTAGCGGAGACACCGGCCGGGAGCTTCACATCACCGATGTGGAGGGAGTCGCCTTCGTTGAGGTGGGCGACATCGAACTCCAGCAC is a window encoding:
- a CDS encoding homoserine kinase → MLKEAIQEVRVFAPATVANVACGYDVLGFAIDAPGDEVIVRHCDKPGLHITKITGDEGKLPKNPEKNTAGVAALDLLRHLGMTDLGIEMEIHKKMPFGSGLGSSAASAVAGAFAVNRLIGEPLSKKQLLPFAMAGEASADGAWHADNVGPCLLGGIVFIRSNDELDVAQLPAPKNLWAAVVHPDIEVLTKVAREILPKDIPLVNATQQIGNLGGLLCGIIQEDYGLISRSIHDVIAEPRRQKLIPEFYKAKRAALAAGALGFSISGAGPSVFALCEGEETARKVGEAISKVFSAIPLGNQVYVSKINPHGVHVVDEKKPK
- the purE gene encoding 5-(carboxyamino)imidazole ribonucleotide mutase — encoded protein: MATPLVGIIMGSTSDWPTMEHAARTLEDFGVAWEAEVVSAHRTPDKLYSYATEARGRGLKTIIAGAGGAAHLPGMTAAITDLPVLGVPVESHALKGMDSLLSIVQMPGGIPTATFAIGKAGAINAALFAVAMLAGEDPALLEKLQAFRKKQNETVKAAELPTLG
- a CDS encoding 5-(carboxyamino)imidazole ribonucleotide synthase yields the protein MKSSPVIPPGAVLGILGGGQLGRMFCMEARRMGYRTLVWTGGLEAPAMVVADEAIDSPFDSPEALEQFVSKAAVATVEFENIPRETMEAVAARIALHPSPNAVAICQHREREKNFLKENGIPCAPFAVVASAEELAEALKTIGTPAVLKTAAFGYDGKGQQKLEGGENPAAVWASFGTDRAVLEAFIPFERELSVMVARSGDGSVAAYDPAENRHRHHILDVSIVPARVSAAVAAEAKVIACEVAEALDYRGIMGVEFFHLPDGSLLVNEMAPRPHNSGHHTLDACATSQFEQQVRVICGLPAGSTKLLSPVVMLNLLGDMWPGETEAPDWTPLFADGSAFLHLYGKRRAIGRRKMGHANFLGAEADEGLQRAAAIKASLLEQGRKV
- a CDS encoding single-stranded DNA-binding protein encodes the protein MANLNKVLLLGNLTRDPEVRYTPKGTAVGDLGIAVNRRVNDGNGNWSDEVTFVDVTVWGTNAENAQKYLTKGRGVFIEGRLQMDTWEDKQSGQKRSKLKVVAEVLQFLPDGKGGTPGSGGGGGGGYQQRGGGDPGYQGGGGGGGGNYQRSGPPQGGSPADPGDYRDEEDDIPF
- the rpsF gene encoding 30S ribosomal protein S6, which translates into the protein MSRKYEGLIVLNTKSTEGTSVEELVNAVSKEIEAEGAKLDEVQQIGRRKFAYNSRHLESGHYVNYFFKAEPAAIDRISAKLKLNESVHLQHFQRVA
- the pth gene encoding aminoacyl-tRNA hydrolase — translated: MESGTSIELIVGLGNPGRQYEATRHNAGFMVLDRMAAQAGVAFESKPKWQSHLAKLPSSGLLLMKPQCFMNLSGRPVHQILSFHKWHPRQVLVVYDDVALPLGRLRLREKGSAGGHNGIKSLIEHLGGDGFPRLRVGIGGSDPGEMVGHVLGNFREEERELLENTLARAVEAVQLAHSQGVPTAANLYNSNNGTP